ATCGCAATTGGTTTGCCACCAATTGATAAGTCTAATAGATTATTTCCAGAGTTTAATATTAAAGATTCACTTTCGGAAGTTAGCACTTGTCCTTGATGGAATAAAGATTTTTGAATTAAATATTGATTCGTTTTGTTAGATATGATTTCCGCATTTATTTTTAATATATCAAAAAAAACATCACTGTTTGTATCAACTGCATTTTCATACAAACTTAATATCCTTGCTGGCAACTCACCGAATTGTTGATAATTAAATGTAGAAGTATTAAAAAGTGCAGTATCTATAATTGCACCAGTACTATCTGTTAGTGTTAAATATATGTTGTAAGAACCATTCATCTCTTCAGTAAAAATCTTTTCACCACTAAAAAGAGGATGAACCTCAATTATCCCAGCTTGCGGTCCAACGATTTCAAACCAACTTACGGGTGATGCATAATAGGGTTGCGATGTAATTAAGCGGTTATCCTTTCTCAAATATCCAGTTACCATAAATTTTCCTGGATTCGTTATTTCTACACCAACATTTCCTGAAAGCTGATCAAAAATCTCATCATTATTATTATCAATTAACTTTTCTGAAAACGATCCTGTAAATGCGGCATTTACAGGTTCATTTCTATTTAAAGATATATTATTCCTTAATGTCTCATATTTATAAGTATACGCCATCCATCCTTCTTCAAAAGCATAGTTGTTCAATTGAATAGTTGGACCTCCTGCATCAGTTATATAGAAATCCATGCGAGGGTTCATACCTATAATACTGTGAGCAACATGAAAATATTTTTCATTTCCAGTTATATTAAAAGTTGGATCGAAGTATGTATTACCCAATTGGCCAAAAGTATGTTGATGGAAAACCCAGCGATCATGCGTTGGCCGGAAAATATAATCTTTTGTTGCATTGCCATTTTTACTTGGTAGTGAACCAAATGCTTTTATTCCTGGTATTGCCATAAAACCTTTATTATCAACTTTTCCTTCAACATTAACTGTTGATACGCCTCCAACACCTAATGATTTGAGCAAATTTAACCATATGTTAGCCATTACCACACAATTACCACCATAAGTTTCTGAACCTTCAATAAGCTTGAACCACTGGAATACTGATGTATTATACTGCCAGCCACTTTTTGAATAAATTCCATCCATTATCTTTTGTGCAAGCTCATACTCTATTGAATTTGACATTTGTATTCCCTGAGTCCACTCGATTGCTTTTTGGAGCCAAATTTTTTTTGTTGGTATCTGCGGTTTATCATAACTAATCCAAAATGGTAATGAAATAATCTGCTCCCCAATATTGTTATTCAGATTATTCTTGAACTTGAATTTTAATTTCAGATCGTACATGCCAATCTTTTGAGGAAAATCGACATTTAAAAAACCACTCTTGCCAATTATTCTATCGATCCCCCCTTCAATCGCTTTCTTAGAATTAGTTCCAACAACTTTCCATTCAACATCTGTTCTTGAATCGTCTCCAATAGATGAAGGAAATGATTTAAGATTTATCCATAAAGTTACAAATCCGTTTTTCATACTAGCTGCTAGCGGAAAATTTGATACTGTATTGAGTGTATCGCCACGTTCATCGTAATCAGCCGACCACAATAAAGGTGTAGTTACATCAAGCATTTCCACATTAGAAATTGCAGTAATATTGGCGACTTTCATATTCCATAAAACAAGTTGATCGACCACATTTCCATAACCCCAAAAAGAACCGCATGGATCTTCAGGATCAAATCCCCACCCTAAATTTGCCCTTAAATATGTGGGTTTTATAACATTGGGTGGAATATTCACAGTGGCTTTAGCTACCATACTCTTCCCGTAATTTATGTTATAACTTGTTAAAGCAGCATCAAGCACTTTTTCATTCGGTTCCCAAATTTTATTGCCATTCCAGTCTATCCAAACATTTACATTTTCTGGATTTTTATCATAAACCGGACATGGTTTTCCAAATTGGCAATTTGTTGGATTTGCAATGAATACATCAACTGTGATATCTAATATATTTCCTGGTCTTTCTAAAACATGTACATTTGTTATCCTTTCATAGACTGTACTCCCACCTATTGATACACAATAACCTGGGGCACTATCTCTACAAGGCGCAATAACTTCAGGCAGTTTCTCGCGTAGTCTGAAAGCATTACCAGATTGACAATATAACTCATCCGGTAGTAAAAGGTGAAACAAATTCATTAATATTAAAGCCAAAATATACTTTAGTTTAGCCTTGAAAAAGTATACTGGAAAATGAAATACTAATAATTTATAGGCTAGTTGACTATGTGTCATTGTATCCTCCAATTTAAAATCATTCAAATTAAAGTTATGTTAAATTTAGTATATGAAGTCGTAAAAATGTATTACTTCATATTTTATTTAACAATTTCATTTAACAAAAAATAAACAATGTAATTTCTGTAAAGATTATTTGGTAATATCATATTACGCTTATATTCTATTCGATATTATCTAATCTTATATCAAAATCTTTTAACAATTCATTCTAATTATATTTTTTAACTGTGTTTTCACAGCTTAACTATCCTTAATACTCATATGTATCACCTGAATCTTCTTTACTAAAATGAATCCAGTTTATTAATTGGATTTATCAGAAATGGACTTTTGATAATTCCATTTGATAAAACGAAGTAATAAACTCATACAACATTATTATTTTGTTAATCGTTTAAATTTAATTTAAAAGTACTATGACACCACAAAATTTAATTTTTGCTGAAT
The nucleotide sequence above comes from Ignavibacteriota bacterium. Encoded proteins:
- a CDS encoding T9SS type A sorting domain-containing protein: MTHSQLAYKLLVFHFPVYFFKAKLKYILALILMNLFHLLLPDELYCQSGNAFRLREKLPEVIAPCRDSAPGYCVSIGGSTVYERITNVHVLERPGNILDITVDVFIANPTNCQFGKPCPVYDKNPENVNVWIDWNGNKIWEPNEKVLDAALTSYNINYGKSMVAKATVNIPPNVIKPTYLRANLGWGFDPEDPCGSFWGYGNVVDQLVLWNMKVANITAISNVEMLDVTTPLLWSADYDERGDTLNTVSNFPLAASMKNGFVTLWINLKSFPSSIGDDSRTDVEWKVVGTNSKKAIEGGIDRIIGKSGFLNVDFPQKIGMYDLKLKFKFKNNLNNNIGEQIISLPFWISYDKPQIPTKKIWLQKAIEWTQGIQMSNSIEYELAQKIMDGIYSKSGWQYNTSVFQWFKLIEGSETYGGNCVVMANIWLNLLKSLGVGGVSTVNVEGKVDNKGFMAIPGIKAFGSLPSKNGNATKDYIFRPTHDRWVFHQHTFGQLGNTYFDPTFNITGNEKYFHVAHSIIGMNPRMDFYITDAGGPTIQLNNYAFEEGWMAYTYKYETLRNNISLNRNEPVNAAFTGSFSEKLIDNNNDEIFDQLSGNVGVEITNPGKFMVTGYLRKDNRLITSQPYYASPVSWFEIVGPQAGIIEVHPLFSGEKIFTEEMNGSYNIYLTLTDSTGAIIDTALFNTSTFNYQQFGELPARILSLYENAVDTNSDVFFDILKINAEIISNKTNQYLIQKSLFHQGQVLTSESESLILNSGNNLLDLSIGGKPIAISGFNGPFILSLQVSDMDGNQTAYHEIQTSNYVASQFNPPIAKIIGGNSDQGVDINSNGLFDTLRVSISVQTLNSGSYSILAWLMGENGENISLARSKGFIGIGMNDIELNFPGVNINNNQLDGPYKIGYAIMYDDSSNLIFSGIDIYKTQNYSASQFEEPETQIISTTGTYSENSMDIDSDGLIDSLIVQIEVVPKDSGNVVAYGRLVDSKSETILWSYASKILKENIPQWINLQFDGRFIYGGLENGPYQLRDLQIYHSGDPEQTIYIPEACTTQTYKYTDFKKTGVITGIIFDANDNPVANAFLKISNNDNDYSNNYGKYNLVLLSKGEFIVKIEGLDTSKIQWSINMNGNQLDVGDSVKINVDTNQIVIVDFKAPIVLSYKQGVYSENLPKEYFLGQNYPNPFNPSTQFEFALPKKSNIKLKIFDALGNEIANLINESKPAGNYQGSFNAVGLPSGIYFYRLETEGFSETRKMLLIK